TCTCCGAGAACGATTCGGAATGAAGGGAGGAGACGACGTCATTATCCACGAAGAGGGGGGGAAGCTCGTTATCGAACGATCGGTAACTCGTGAGGAGTTGGCTGAGGGATACCGCCAGCGTGCCCACCGGAC
This Salinigranum marinum DNA region includes the following protein-coding sequences:
- a CDS encoding AbrB/MazE/SpoVT family DNA-binding domain-containing protein → MGKGERRKIGKRGQVTIPKDLRERFGMKGGDDVIIHEEGGKLVIERSVTREELAEGYRQRAHRTRELADELEGVSTEANEHLGDAPEW